In Lolium rigidum isolate FL_2022 chromosome 3, APGP_CSIRO_Lrig_0.1, whole genome shotgun sequence, the genomic window CTTTCATAAGTCTGGTTTTTCAAATCCATCAACTATGCTTTAGAAAGATAAAATAAGGGTCTAGTTTTAAACTTAATTAGGTACTTAACCATCAGTTGAGAGAGAACAGCTGAAATGCTACAGATTGTAAGCAATATGTTTCTGGTGCTATATAGGGGGGCCCGCATACAAATATAAAACTATCAAGGAGCAGGATCATGTGACTGTGATTCCAGAATCAGACAAACTCTTGCAAAATACAATGGGGAAAAAAGAGAGTACTGAtactaagaaaaaaaaaaaggacgtacccagtgctgagagctcccgcactgtgcggggtctggggaaggtgttagtggcaagccttaccctcacgaagtgcaatgtgaggagaccgcgactcgaacctgggacctctcggtcacaggcggtgaggctctaccgctgcaccaggcccgcccttcAGTACTGATACTAAGAAGAACAATGTTTTAACATTTCCCCTTCTTCTGATACTAAGAACACTATTTTAAGATTTCCCATTGTTCCGTGTGCTTCGTTACATGAAGAATCTGATATATGTTAATTTGTTTAAAACATTGGAAAAGACACCATTGTTTTAAGCAAATGCGGCGAATCATAAAGGAAAAGACTGATATCAGGAAGCATAATACACGTCAAGGTTGACAGGGAACTGCTTCTACTCCAGGCATTTAGAGTATCAGCAATTCGGCATAGAATTTTAGTAAAAAGAAAATATGGGAGAGTAACTTGTCAATAGTTGGATTAGCTCAATAGAGGGACATATTCTGAGAAACAATTTTAGCAGATGTATATCACTGATATGTTGAAGAATATGGTTTATTCGGGAGTTGGCCATATTCGGGAATAAGTAAGCTTTGCTGAAAGTATATAATACGCAAACTGAATTGGACAAATGCAATACATATTGAACGAACAACTATAGCTATCATAAAATTTCCAGCACTCAAGTTAGTCCACTTTTCCAATATATCTTGTGACGTTTGATGTTCGAAAATCACGCAACCAACCAATACATATCACGAACAAATATTTGGAGCAATGAGGTCACATACTTATTTCTTAATTCTTATTAAGCTACATTGCAGCATGGAGAGGGCAATTACAGAACTGCAGACTCTTATACCAAACTCTCCAGAAGAAAATTGGCAAATAACTCTTTATCAGACAATTCAAATTTCACGATAACTTCCAGGGTGATCACTAGCAAATGGAAATGAAATAAAGTCTTCCAGATAGATCCTTTGCCACTCTATCTCATGGTTAAACGGTCACTTCATACTATTTCTGTTTACATTTGAGAAGATGGGCTAGTTCAACACTTTGAAAAGTAATAACACtcaaaaccaaaacaaaaaacTAATATACGCATGCTTCATTCAACTTTCTTTGTGATACGCGGCTTCATTCAACATTGGTAAAAGTAATCAGAATATGCCCATTAAAGTGTGATTTCATCTTAAGGAAATAAGGACTAGATCGCAGCTACATAACATTCAGAAATTAAATTAAACATAGATGTGCTACTGCTAAACCATCAATATCACCATTGATTGTGGCAAACTACACGTATACTCACTCCAGGATAGAAGGCATTATTCACATTTCTTTGTTCTTGTCAGCTAGTTGTGTAATGTTGTGAGATTTCCAATTTCGAATAAGCCAATTGATTGCATATCATATGAATTGAGGTGCCTACGAGAAAGACTTGGGGGCTTATTGGCTAGCATATGAGGTGGTGTGCTAGGCCACTCTCTTAATAAATACCACAGGGGTTGCTCCCACCGTTGAAATAAGAGAATTGAGGTGCCTACTGTCTAATGCCTATATTGGTCTTGAACTAACCATAACAATGTATTCCACACTGGGTATAACTATATAGGAAAATAGCACTGAACAAATCTACCACCTATTCAGTTCACCATCCTAAATAAATGTTGAAGAAGCTGGAAACATAAAAATATAGCTTAAGTGATTACCTGTAAATACCACATCCCATGATATTGATAAGATTGGCCAATGCACAGAGCCTTCCCCTATAGGTCTTCTCTGTTGTTTACCCGCTTGGTTGTAGGTGTATATTCAGAGTTAACTCATAATACGAGCACATATTTTGTCAACTTGAACTTGGTTCTTCTATTAGACTCTGCCCTGGCTCCTTGTGAGCACTCATCCTCCTCATCAGTTTTCTCACATCCCCTGCCTCATCCCACCGTCCTGTTTGTGCATAAAGATTGGCCAGCAGCACATAATTCCCTGAATTCCAAGGTTCCAGACTAATAAGCTCTTTGAGAGCTACCTCGGCAATGCCAAGCCCAGCATGGGAACGGCATGCGCTTAGAAGCGATCCCCATATTGCAGCGTTAGACCTCATTGGCATCTCTTGAATCAGTGCATGCGCCTTCTCGAGAAGACCGGACCTTCCAAGTAAATCTACCATACacccatagtgttcgatttccgcCTCAATCCCATGGTCTGACTGCATACTCTGGAAGATCCCCTGCCCAATATCCACCGCCCCAGCATGGGCACAGCAACTAAGCACCCCCAGGAAAGTCACTGCGTTGGGAGCCTTTCCAGACCTCACCATCTCCTGGAACAGCTCAATCCCCTTAATCCCTTGCCCATTCAATGAAAACCCTGAGATCATCGTGTTCCAGCTCACCACGCTCCGCTGTCGCATCCCTTGGAACACCTCTGTGGCGCTGTTAAGGTCACCGCACTTGCAATGCATATCAACCACCGCATTTGCAACATACACCGACCTATCTAAAATACCCGTTGTAGATGCGTACTCGTGTGCCCACCTCCCGGCACCAGCGTTCCCTGTCCTCCCACAAGCAGGCAGCGCCGCGGCAAGTGTCCCATCATCTGGCGCCACCTCGCCCTCCCGCACCATGTCTTCGAAATACCGCACTGCCGTCTCGTCCCTCCCGCACCACGCGCACCCCGCGATCATAGCGTTCCAGGACACCACGCTTCTCCTGGAGCGCTTGAACCgctgcatttcgtcgaacagatGGCGTGCGGCGAAGAGATCCTTGGCTTTCAGGTAGGCGGTGATGAGCGTGTTGTAGGCGACGGCGCACTTGTTCTGCTggggcatttcgtcgaacagggttTGTATGTGGGGTAGAGGGTAGGGCTTGAGGAGCGCGAGGGAGATGGCGTGGTGGGAGAGgaagccgaggcggaggaggagcgcgtgcAGGGACGAGAGGAGCGGGAAGGAGGGGGTGGAGCCGAGCAGagggaggaaggagaggcgatcgggGGCGTGAAGGCGGCGGAGGGAGGATAGGAGGCGGAACGCGAGCGGcggggaggaggcggagagggatTTGAGGGCGGCGTTGAGGagtgggaggggcggcggcgggtcggGAGGGAGGAGGCTTAGGAGAGggagcgcgggaggcggcggggaggagaggaggagcagcGCGGTGAGGAAGTGGTGGTGCAGGGAGGGCGGGGAGGAGTGCAGGCGGTGGCGGACGGCGAAGGCGAGGAGGtcgagcgggcggcggcgggcgcgggagGAGTGGTGCAGGAGGTGGAGCAGGCGGCGCTCGGACGTGCGGGGGTGCCAGCCGTCGGGGGTGGTTACGGCGGAGGAGAATGACTGGGaggcctcgccggcggcgacggtggaGGGCATCAGTTTGGTTTCGGTTGGATTTGAGAATGTGCATCCGCCGCCTTTGTGGGAGAGAAGGCGAATCAGGCCCGTCGGCCTACTTTCATATTGGGCCTGTGCGTCGTCGCACCAGCTTACATCCATTCATTAATGTCGTTGCAGGGCTGTGTTGCATACTGAAATGTTTTTTTTTAACGGAGGAAAAAACTTTGGCTCATCCATTCATTAATAGAAGATGCTTGGTTTTTAGAAGAAAACCGATGAAAACGAACAATAACAGTGCGAAAGCACACCCACAACCACACACGCTCCGCCACAAAGGCACACCtagccaccctggctacccacaaaagctacaAGAAGctcggcctatgccaaacagatggctcttCAAGGAGAGACCGGTAGCTCCGATTCTGAAGACAAGCCTCGAAAAGGAGATGAGCAAGACAAGCGCCGAATAGGACCTTCACCGGACCGCCCCTCGGGTGGCATCGTACACCACCCAAgggcagcttcgacttcacaaCAAGAGGAGAACACCACGAAGACATTCGGGCACGCCGGAACGGAACCAACTAACATGACCTTGCCGCAACCAAACCTTGCTCATCACCATCGTCATTGCCTCTCAACCTCCACCCGGAACACCCGCATCACTAGTTGACCTCCTGCCAacccaaatgtcctgtgtgtccAGACCGCCGGAGTGCGTAAAGGGGAACACCAacttcaagacgacgccctcaagaggggaaACGATGCAGAAACGACGCCACCGTCCGATCCCGCGGGATCTAGTCTTTCACCAGAAGACGTGAACCCGAGGGCAGCGAAGGTCGGAGAGCTCCACGATTGCCCCCTAAGAAGGATGACGACATCCATAGACGGTCAGGCTTTCACCCAGAGCAACCGAGCCACCACACCCTCACGCGGCCAGACGGCGAGACGAAGACCGTAACGCTGCTAGCCCGCACTCCGCAGACACACCTCATGTGCAGAAGCAGTGCCACCGCCGCACAcaaaccaccaccgccaccacacccAAACCAATGAGCTCAGCAAGCTCCGCTGCCACCACCCCGCACCGCATGGGGTTGAAAAGCCGAGCCGCACCACTACTGCCGACCAAGCTCACCGAGGAGAGCGCCACGGGTGCCGCCAACCGCCACAGAGAGGGAGCTTCGACGAACGCCAGCACAGAGGTCCAAGTTCGAGCCATCGGCCGCAGCAGCGTGAGCTCCCCGATCCAGCCGCCCTCGCACCTCCGCGGCTACCATGCCACCCAGAGCACACACAGGGCCACCGCCCCGCAGTCCACCCCTGCAGCCTCGCATCTGGGCCCGTGCGCGTCGCCATGCCCCGCCACAACCCGCTCCGCTGCACCACCGAGGCAGCATGCCGCGCCTCGGCAACCCCCGCGCCGCACGCCGGTGCCCCTGCCATCCCCGCACTGCACCGCCACGGCCCGCCTCACCACTAGATCGGGGCGCGTTGGCCCCGGGCCGCCACgccacgttcccggagccgccgctccggcgtccgTGCACCGACGAGCCGGCCGAAGACGCCCCATCCGCCTAGACCTTCCGCCAACACCACCAGAGAGGAGGAGCACCCCTGCCACCTTCGGCAGCAGGGCCCACCGCCACCTCGGCAAGGGCCAACGGCAGCGAGCGGGACAAGGTGGGGGAAAGACTGGCGGCGGCAGGATTAGATCGCACTGAAATGTTATTGTGATAGCATCATCAGAGCATGATATTTCTACTATCTAGATGCAATTCGTGGCAATTCCAGGGCTACTTCAAACGCAGGCGATGATCTGCAAAGATAAACTGACTCTCGTGAAATTCGCCTAGAATCAGGGAGACACTCCATGCACTCTGTTTTATTACCCTCAAATGCCACATCACGCAGGTTCAGAGTTTGCACACTGACTCTTTCATTAGCTCTAATCAACCTAGACTATAATAAGCTCCTTCCACCCGCTGAGAAGAGGGGTCATAACATGGACTCATGGAGGTACTTGACCTTCAGCCCCAGTCACAGCTTGAGCTTGCTGGCGAGATGCCAGGAGTGCATGGCAAGGCTGCCGAACGCCATGATGATTGCCAGCGACGACAGCCCGTGGATCATCCCGAACTTCTTGTTCATCGCCGCAAGCGCGGGACTCATCTTCGCAACGTCGGAATTCCTCGAACCACCCACCTCGCTGCCGATG contains:
- the LOC124701150 gene encoding pentatricopeptide repeat-containing protein At1g09190-like is translated as MPSTVAAGEASQSFSSAVTTPDGWHPRTSERRLLHLLHHSSRARRRPLDLLAFAVRHRLHSSPPSLHHHFLTALLLLSSPPPPALPLLSLLPPDPPPPLPLLNAALKSLSASSPPLAFRLLSSLRRLHAPDRLSFLPLLGSTPSFPLLSSLHALLLRLGFLSHHAISLALLKPYPLPHIQTLFDEMPQQNKCAVAYNTLITAYLKAKDLFAARHLFDEMQRFKRSRRSVVSWNAMIAGCAWCGRDETAVRYFEDMVREGEVAPDDGTLAAALPACGRTGNAGAGRWAHEYASTTGILDRSVYVANAVVDMHCKCGDLNSATEVFQGMRQRSVVSWNTMISGFSLNGQGIKGIELFQEMVRSGKAPNAVTFLGVLSCCAHAGAVDIGQGIFQSMQSDHGIEAEIEHYGCMVDLLGRSGLLEKAHALIQEMPMRSNAAIWGSLLSACRSHAGLGIAEVALKELISLEPWNSGNYVLLANLYAQTGRWDEAGDVRKLMRRMSAHKEPGQSLIEEPSSS